A single region of the Lotus japonicus ecotype B-129 chromosome 4, LjGifu_v1.2 genome encodes:
- the LOC130712058 gene encoding pumilio homolog 24, which produces MAPKNQHDGTLKKRKRNTTEPPHKSPSKSKAPTKFAASKKHKPNSAGKEKNEKPTVPVTGRERRIQSKELAEARKKKRKRHYTLEQELARLWEKMRRHEIAKEDRAKLVTEALQKMKGKIPEIAGSHVSSRVLQTCVKHCSQAERDAVFEELQPHFLNLAYNAYSVHLVKKMLDNASKKQLAGFISSLRGHVAPLLRHMVGSVVVEHAYELANAAQKQQLLSELYSTELQLFKDLVSSKESRLLDIMSKLDLQKGSVLRHMASVIQPILEKGIVDHSILHRLLLEYFTIAGKTSVAEIIQQLSSPLLVRMIGTKDGAKIGVLCVKYGSAKERKKIIKGLKEHIGKTAYHQYGCMVLVCILSVVDDTKLITKVIIRELQSILKELVLDKNGRRPLLQLLHPNCSRYFSPEDLASLNSSIPSLSLKDQSETSSQTETSKASLDDNESNEDKEVTVDEVNKDKTSVDDSDLAESGKKDPLVRRQELLINSGLAESLLDVCTESVGELIRSNFGKEVLYEVATGGSGGILHPTLDDKINSLHKAIASLAALPKSEDSEEEHVLENFHSNRTIRKLILDCPSFASTLWEEALKGKCESWAHGHSCKVISAFLESPDSEVQKLAKKELQPLIDNGILKNLKPTEQATQ; this is translated from the exons ATGGCGCCGAAGAACCAGCACGACGGAACCCTAAAAAAGAGGAAGCGAAACACCACTGAACCACCTCACAAATCTCCGTCCAAATCCAAGGCACCCACCAAGTTCGCCGCCTCAAAGAAGCACAAACCTAACTCAGCTGGTAAAGAGAAGAATGAAAAGCCCACGGTTCCCGTCACTGGCCGAGAACGTCGAATCCAATCCAAG gAACTTGCAGAGgctagaaagaagaagagaaagcggCATTACACTCTTGAACAA GAACTTGCGCGTCTATGGGAAAAGATGAGACGTCACGAGATTGCTAAAGAGGATAGAGCTAA GTTGGTGACAGAAGCTTTGCAAAAGATGAAGGGGAAGATTCCTGAGATTGCGGGGTCTCATGTTTCTTCCCGTGTCCTTCAG ACATGTGTCAAGCATTGTTCACAAGCTGAAAGAGATGCGGTGTTTGAGGAGCTTCAGCCACATTTTCTGAATCTAGCATATAATGCATATTCTGTTCACTTAGTAAAGAAGATGCTTGACAATG CCTCCAAGAAGCAACTAGCTGGCTTTATCTCCAGTCTTCGTGGTCATGTTGCTCCTCTTCTTCGCCACATGGTTGGATCAGTTG TTGTGGAGCATGCTTACGAGCTGGCAAATGCTGCACAAAAACAACAGCTGCTTTCGGAATTGTACTCCACTGAGCTTCAGCTGTTTAAGGACCTAGTCTCATCGAAGGAGAGCAG GTTGCTAGATATAATGTCCAAGTTGGATCTACAAAAAGGTTCAGTTTTGCGCCATATGGCATCAGTGATTCAGCCAATCTTAGAGAAAGGGATTGTTGACCACTCTATCTTACACAGACTCTTGCTGGAATACTTTACCATTGCTGGCAAG ACCTCTGTCGCAGAGATAATCCAACAGCTATCAAGTCCTCTCCTTGTTCGAATGATTGGCACAAAGGATGGAGCCAAAATTGGAGTTCTGTGTGTAAAATATGGGAGTGCCAAG gaaagaaagaagattaTCAAAGGATTGAAAGAACACATAGGCAAAACAGCTTACCATCAATATGGGTGTATG GTGCTGGTTTGCATCCTTTCTGTTGTTGATGACACAAAACTGATAACAAAG GTTATCATTCGTGAGCTTCAATCAATACTAAAGGAGCTTGTTTTGGATAAG AATGGAAGACGTCCCTTACTCCAATTACTACATCCTAATTGTTCACGCTATTTCAGTCCTGAGGATCTTGCTTCTCTGAATTCTTCTATACCTTCTCTGTCTCTCAAG GATCAGTCAGAAACAAGCTCTCAGACAGAAACTTCAAAGGCTTCACTTGATGACAATGAATCCAACGAAGACAAAGAAGTGACAGTGGATGAAGTTAATAAAGATAAAACATCTGTGGATGATTCTGACCTAGCAGAGAGTGGGAAAAAAGACCCATTAGTTAGAAGGCAAGAGCTTTTGATCAATAGTGGACTTGCAGAG AGTCTTCTTGATGTATGTACTGAGAGTGTGGGAGAACTGATACGGTCAAATTTTGGCAAAGAGGTCTTATATGAG GTTGCAACAGGGGGTTCCGGTGGCATACTACACCCAACTTTGGACGATAAGATTAATTCTCTTCACAAAGCAATAGCATCTCTTGCAGCATTGCCAAAATCAGAAGATTCAGAAGAGGAGCATGTCCTTGAAAATTTCCATTCAAATCGGACCATTAGAAAACTAATTTTGGATTGCCCCAGCTTTGCTTCCACATTATGGGAGGAAGCTTTAAAAGGGAAATGTGAGTCATGGGCGCATGGTCACAG CTGTAAGGTTATTTCTGCATTTTTGGAATCACCAGATTCTGAGGTACAGAAACTTGCAAAAAAAGAGCTGCAGCCATTAATTGATAATGGAATTCTGAAGAACCTGAAACCCACGGAACAAGCAACCCAATAA